Proteins encoded together in one Gigantopelta aegis isolate Gae_Host chromosome 8, Gae_host_genome, whole genome shotgun sequence window:
- the LOC121378824 gene encoding growth factor receptor-bound protein 2-like — protein sequence MEAVASYDFNASEPDELSFKKGDVLKILNMDDTNWYKSEVNGKTGFVPSPYITLVPSPWYVGKIERHEAEQKLLETTAGGKYKHPDGAFLVRNSQTDPDGMSLSVKQGTGVQHFKILRDAQGKYFLWTVKFDSIHKLIEYHRHNNVTRDQSTIIFLRDMGTGAPAQGGDSLFKARCLFDFNPSDPEELAFRKGDILNILDQNDVNWWKAELNGRTGLVPKTYIEEM from the exons ATGGAGGCGGTAGCAAGTTATGATTTCAATGCGTCAGAACCTGACGAACTTAGCTTTAAGAAAGGCGATGTGTTGAAG ATTTTAAACATGGATGATACCAACTGGTACAAATCCGAAGTTAATGGGAAAACTGGATTTGTGCCATCACCATACATCACCTTAGTACCAAGTCC aTGGTATGTTGGTAAGATAGAGAGGCACGAGGCAGAACAGAAACTCTTGGAAACGACGGCAGGCGGAAAATACAAACATCCTGATGGAGCATTTCTTGTCAGGAACAGCCAAACTGACCCCGATGGAATGTCGCTATCTGTCAA ACAAGGTACTGGAGTACAACACTTTAAAATCCTTCGCGATGCACAAGGGAAGTACTTCCTGTGGACAGTGAAGTTTGATTCAatccacaaactaatagagtACCACCGGCACAACAACGTCACGCGAGACCAGTCAACAATTATCTTCCTCAGAGACATGGGCACCGGGGCTCCAGCACAGGGAGGAGACtct CTTTTCAAAGCCCGATGTTTATTTGACTTCAACCCAAGTGACCCTGAAGAGTTAGCATTCCGTAAAGGAGACATTCTCAATATTCTCGACCAAAACGACGTCAACTGGTGGAAGGCTGAACTGAACGGCAGAACAGGTCTCGTACCAAAAACATACATCGAAGAAATGTAA